The following DNA comes from Babylonia areolata isolate BAREFJ2019XMU chromosome 31, ASM4173473v1, whole genome shotgun sequence.
ATTGTATACCTGTCTTCTGTTATTGCAGTGTCACCTCTCCCGCAGGGAACTTATAATTAAGTTGTCCACACGAAACGAACAGCTGCGAGCaccagtctgacacacacaccacataaacacagTAGAGCAGTTCGCATCAGAAGATCAGACTTTTTACTACCTGCATCAAACCATAGATTATGAAAGAAGAGGATTCGCGGCTTCAGTTTGCATCGCACCGTAGTTGACAAtcgtctctttctctgcatcggGCCATAGATATGAAAGATGATACACATTATCTTCTGTGTGCTTcaaatgtctctttctctgcatcggGCCATAGATATGAAAGATGATACACATTATCTTCTGTGTGCTTCAAACTATATTATCTCCTCTTTGCGTCAAACCACGGATCTGAAGGAGAAGACTCGTGTCGTCTCTCTGTTTCGCACCATACCATAGATATGAAGTAGAGGATACACTTCTCATCTCTGCATCAGACCATATAGTGATTTCCTTTCTGCAATGCAGTGCAGACATGCAGTACAATGAAATATAGTCAACGCAGTCCAATCcattacaatgcaatatagtacgatagtgtgcaatacaatacaaaatcctGTGATGCAGTGccatgcaatacagtgcagttatTATatcactatacaatacaatacaatacaatacaatacacaacacaacacaacaagagtaCGAAACAACCCAACAGAATATGTACAACACAATCATTTTaattaaacaaaacacaatataatacaatgcaatacgatacaacacaatacaacacaattcggTTCAGTTAACGAAGTTCAACACAACGTaccacacacaggacaacacGCCACATCACAATCACcttaaacgcgcgcgcgtgtgtgcgtgcgcgtgtgtgtgcgtgcgtgcggtgcgtgcgtgcgtgcacgagaGACCATGAATGAGGTTACAGCTGTTTGTGTAATAGGACGGAATTAAAGATGGGTATAAGCCCATAAACCAGACTGTAACCTTTTGCTATTTAGTGTTTGTATCATatcatttttctatttatttaattaatcatttatgtatttatttgatcatttatgtgtttgtttatttaatccTTTATTGACTTGttcatatttttctctttttatattacctttattttatttatttgtttatttatttatcattattattgttattattattattattatgttgttgttgttgttgtcacaacagatttgtgtgtgtgtgtgtgtgtgtgttctggcgtgcgtgtgtgtatacgtgagtgtgtgctggcgtgcgtgtgtgtgtacgtgtgtgtgtgcgcgcgtgtgtgtgtgtgtgtgtgtgtgcgcgcgcgcgtgtgtgtgtgtgtgtgtgtgtgtgtgtgtgcgtgcgtgcgtgtttccagGGCCTCTGGCCACCGCTGTCACCAACCGCTTCAGCGCACGTGCGGCGGTGATGGCGGGGACTTTCATCCTGGCCGCTGCGCTCATCGTGTGTGGCTTCGCTCCCAATGtacccttccttttcttctcctatgGTCtgctgcaaggtgtgtgtgtgtgtgtgtgtgtgtgtgagggggtggggggaggagggtggagggggggtggatgtggtggtgggggtgtttgtgtgtgtatatggaggtggggtgggtgggagggggggggatgctttTGGAGGGTAGTGGGAAATCTTAACGCAAGAAAGAATATACAGgtgtgttcttttctgttcacATTGGCATACGATATTCTTCGggtatctttttttaaatgtccgcGCGCGTATGTTatttttagtgagagagagagagagagagtgtgtgtgtgtgtgtgtgtgtttgcatgcgtgcgtgatgtgtctgtgtgtgaaagtgaaagggagagagtttATGAGCGAAGGAGATTTTGGTTCAAACAATTCAACACTCtaccaatacagtacaacacagtgcagtaccatGCAGCAACAACGCAATGAAACGCATCACTTCAGACAACTAACATGCCTCGCACGACTCTTCCAGCAATGCAAACtatgatagcacacacacacacacacacacacacacacacatacattccaccccccccaccccacacagacacttctcttacccccccccccctccccctccctcgattccaggattaaagaggctatgccagtcttgaataaaagctaatttgtgtttgcatatttcttctgtcattgctgctatgtgtgcacatgtcagatgatcggtgtaaggacaggcccggcgcttccttcagtgtacctttttatttacctgtgtgctagctgaatcggtagcttgaTAAAACAGCATTtggttgaagttgtgtaccttgtgaatggagagagtggtaccgtgtaccttttatttacctgtgtgctagctgaatcggtagcttgaTAAAACAGCATTtggttgaagttgtgtaccttgtgaatggagagagtggtacaatgtaccttttatttacctgtgtgctagctgaattggtagcttgataaaacagcattgacttgaagttgtgtaccttgtgaatggagagagtggtacaatgtaccttttatttacctgtgtgctagctgaattggtagcttgATAAAACAGCATTtggttgaagttgtgtaccttgtgaatggagagagtggtaccgtgtaccttttatttacctgtgtgctagctgaatcggtagcttgaTAAAACAGCATTtggttgaagttgtgtaccttgtgaatggagagagtggtacaatgtaccttttatttacctgtgtgctcgctcAATCTGTAGCTTAATAAAGCAGCatggacttgaagttgtgtaccttgtgaatggagagagtggtacaatgtaccttttatttacctgtgtgctcgctcAATCTGTAGCTTAATAAAGCAGCatggacttgaagttgtgtaccttgtgaatggagagagtggtacaatgtaccttttatttacctgtgtgctagctgaatcggtagcttgataaagcagcattgacttgaagttgtgtaccttgtgaatggtggGATAGTGgtacaatgtacctttttatttacctgtgtgctagctgaatcggtagcttgaTAAAACAGCATTtggttgaagttgtgtaccttgtgaatggagagagtggtacaatgtacctttttatttacctgtgtgctcgctcAATCTGTAGCTTAATAAAGCAGCatggacttgaagttgtgtaccttgtgaatggagagagtggtgcaatgtaccttttatttacctgtgtgctagctgaatcggtagcttgataaaacagcattgacttgaagttgtgtatctgtgaatggagagagtggtagaatgtaccttttgtttacctgtgtgctagctgaatcggtagcttgaTAAAACAGCATTGAGTTGAAGTTGCGTATCAGTGAACAGCAGTATGCCTTTCAtttctgtgtgctagctgaatcggtagcttaaTAAGACAGCATTgagttgaagttgtgtaccttgtgaatggagagagtggtacaatgtaccttttatttacctgtgtgctcgcttAATCGGTAGCTTAATAAAGCAACATTGAGTTGAAGCTGTGTaatttgtgaatggagagagtggtgcaatgtaccttttatttacctgtgtgctaggtgAATCGGTATCTTGATAAAACAGCATTGAGTTGAAGTTGTGTATCCGTGAATGGCAGTGTGCCTTTTAtttctgtgtgcttgctgaagcagcattgacttgaagttgtgtatctgtgaatggagagagtggtaGAATCTACCTTTTGTGTACCTGTGTCCTAGTTGAATCGGTAGCTTAataaagcagcattgacttgaagttgtgtaccttgtgaatggtggGATAGTGgtacaatgtaccttttatttatctgtgtgctagctgaatcggtagcttaaTAAAACAGCATTgagttgaagttgtgtaccttgtgaatggagagagagttaccacccattGCTATTCGTTTATCCTTTGACACTGGCAGGTTTCGGCCGAGGCCTGATCTACACCCCGAGCGTCGTCATCGTCGGCCTGTACTTCAACCGccggcgggggctgggggtgggcctGGGGACGGCGGGGGTTGGGGCGGGCACGTTCCTGGTGCCGCCCCTGGTAGAGTGGCTCTTCCACGAGCTGGGCTTCCAGGGGGCCTTCCTGGTGCTGTCCGCCCTGGCCCTCAACGGCTGCGTGGTGGCCGCCCTCTACAGACCACTGTACCTTCACAGGGTGCTGGTGCTGGGTGGAAggtaacgaaacgaaacgaaacgaaacgacacgAAATTTATTCAGTTTTGGCCGTGGCCCCTCCTGAAGGGGGATGCAAAGATATGAAACTAATGACAGCATGCACTGTTAATATATACATGATATGTATACATACCTATGCCTATgggtatatatgagtgtgtggatgcgtgtttaTATGCGCATatacgtatgtgtatatgtatcggGGGAAGGTAGGAAGGGTGTGACTGGGGTtgtgaggggtatgggggtggggtgtgtgtgtgtttgtgtggacggggggtgggggtaaaggggtgtatgtgtgggtgagggggagtgtgggtgtggttggggtggatggctgagtgtgtgtgtgtgtgtgtgagggggtgtgtgacttggggggtgggggtgggtggttggtgtgtgtgtgatgcgggaggaggagtgagtgtgtgtgtgtgtgtgtgtgtgtgaggggtgtgtttgtgtgtatgagagggGATGTGTGacttggggggtggtgggtggttggtgtgtgtgtgtgtgtgatgggggagggggagtgtgtatgtgtggggggagtatctgtgtgtgtgtgggggggggggatgcggggggggggggcgggggaagtttgtgtgtgtatgggtgtgtgtgtttgtgtgcttgtgtggtctggtggatgtgtgggtggggtgtgtgattgttttgtatgtgagaaagagagagagagtgtgtgtgtgtgtgtgcatgcgcgcgtgtgggAGAGAGTTTGTGGGGGAAGTATTAATCTTTGTGTAgggcgggggagttggggggagtgtttatgtgtgtcagggcagtagggaggggtaggggaagtgTTTGTGTCAggggagttggtgggggtggggggggagtgtttgtgtgtgttgggggggagtgtttgtggatgtgtgtgtgtgtgtctgtgttgggaggagggtgttggggtAGGGTTGGCGGGTCGTTTCCACATCACAGACCTCACGCGAAGTTCGTTTCATCATCACTGCAGGTCTCCGAGGATTGACGAGGAGGAAGCTCTGTGTCCCCCGGCAgcgaacgatgatgatgatgatgatgatgatgttgatgatgcccCACGGGACAAACCAACCACGGGCACGACTCAGATGGTCTGTGACACTGCCGCCGTCCCTATTCCCCCCTGCTCGCCCAAGACAGAGACTAACGAAGTGGTAGTGACtgatcctcttctctctcatcatcatcgtcgtcgtcatcccgTTAAGAAAGACGTCACGAGGTCCCTTGACGTCTCAAATTCCCAAGGCGTCATCAACTCCCTAGACGTCACGAAGTCCCAAGATGTCACTAAGTCCCAACACGTCACCGATTCCCAAGACGTCATCAAGTCCTCAGACGCCATCAAGTCCCAAGAGGTCACAAAGTGCCAAGATGTCACAAAGTTTCAAGACGTCACAAAGCCCCTTGACGTGTCCTTCAaagcaccaccatcactaccaacaacagcagacaagaagaagaagaagaagaagaagcccaaaGGGACCAGCTGTTTGAAATCCGCGCTGAAGACCTGCTTCCCCACCGAGGTGCAGCGCAGGGACTCCCCGAAGCGGAAGCTGGTGGAGTGGGGCCTTCTGAGgaacccctccttcctcttctactGCCTCAGCATCAGCCTCTTCACCGCCGCCTTCAAGTCAGCCTTCACCTTCCTCCCGGCCCTGGCCACCTCCAAGGGCGTGTCCCCGATCGAGGGCGCCTACCTGCTGTCGGTGTCCGGGTTGCTGGACACCCTGGGCCGGGTCCTCTCCGGGCTGATCCTGGACACGAACTGTCTCCGGCCCTTCCGCCCCATCATCTACAACGGCGTCATCTTCGTCATCGTGGGCCTCTCCTTCCTGTCGCCCTCCATGGGCAGCTTCGCGGAGATGGCGGTGCTCTTCGGGCTGTACGGGATGCTGACGGGCACCTACGTGTCGCAGAAGTCGGTCATCCTGGTGGACATCCTGGGCCAGGACAAGCTGAGCAGCTCCTTCGGCCTCCTCGCCTGCTTCCAGGGGCTGGGCACCGTGGTGGGGCCTCCCGTGTCGGGTCAGtttttgtctctttgtatgtgtgtgtgtgtgtgtgtgtgagtgtgtgagtgtgtgtgtgagtgtgtgtgtgagtgtgtgtgtgtgtgtgtgtgtgtgagtgtgtgtgtgtgtgtgtgtgtgtgtgtgtgtgtgtgtgtgtgcgcgtgtgagtgtgcgtgtgtgtaagtgtgcatgtgtgtgag
Coding sequences within:
- the LOC143276050 gene encoding monocarboxylate transporter 12-B-like, producing the protein MVNRDTDDISPSGDTVSMTENTAATDREAAERVAQELHETRVTKLGRRHSSGDVNDADDVTTQPGISLDGTGAKGEAAEEEEEGEEKEEEEDVKQKDESLLQDRGWAWCVCLGCFLAHMITGGFERSDGVMFLEFTSRFQQSAQLTAWPAAISSAVRLTMGPLATAVTNRFSARAAVMAGTFILAAALIVCGFAPNVPFLFFSYGLLQGFGRGLIYTPSVVIVGLYFNRRRGLGVGLGTAGVGAGTFLVPPLVEWLFHELGFQGAFLVLSALALNGCVVAALYRPLYLHRVLVLGGRSPRIDEEEALCPPAANDDDDDDDDVDDAPRDKPTTGTTQMVCDTAAVPIPPCSPKTETNEVVVTDPLLSHHHRRRHPVKKDVTRSLDVSNSQGVINSLDVTKSQDVTKSQHVTDSQDVIKSSDAIKSQEVTKCQDVTKFQDVTKPLDVSFKAPPSLPTTADKKKKKKKKPKGTSCLKSALKTCFPTEVQRRDSPKRKLVEWGLLRNPSFLFYCLSISLFTAAFKSAFTFLPALATSKGVSPIEGAYLLSVSGLLDTLGRVLSGLILDTNCLRPFRPIIYNGVIFVIVGLSFLSPSMGSFAEMAVLFGLYGMLTGTYVSQKSVILVDILGQDKLSSSFGLLACFQGLGTVVGPPVSGLLKDEFGRFDEAFFLGGAAMALSGLLMIVSNVYRIRQNRRAQRGTEMSAASSSSP